In Phaeobacter inhibens DSM 16374, the following proteins share a genomic window:
- the hisN gene encoding histidinol-phosphatase, with amino-acid sequence MTSAAFSDLEVAHRMADAARQAILPYFRSAGLQSDNKLDEGFDPVTIADRAAEQAMRSVLSELRPEDSILGEEFGETHGQSGRTWVLDPIDGTRGFISGTPTWGVLIALGDADGPFLGIVDQPYIGERFIGTPEGASLTGPLGHSALVTRATDSLSEATLFTTFPEVGTEAERAAFQRVSAQVRLTRYGMDCYAYALLAAGQCDLVIEAGLNAYDIQAPIAVIQAAGGVVTNWQGEPAHEGGQVLAAATAELHAAALALIQQTA; translated from the coding sequence ATGACTTCAGCCGCGTTTTCAGATCTGGAGGTTGCCCATCGGATGGCCGATGCTGCACGCCAGGCGATCCTGCCATATTTTCGTTCAGCCGGGCTGCAATCCGACAACAAACTGGACGAAGGCTTTGATCCTGTCACCATTGCTGATCGCGCTGCCGAACAGGCGATGCGGTCCGTGCTTTCCGAACTGCGCCCCGAGGACAGCATCCTTGGCGAGGAATTTGGCGAAACACACGGCCAGTCCGGTCGTACCTGGGTTCTTGATCCGATTGACGGCACCCGTGGCTTTATCAGTGGGACCCCAACTTGGGGGGTGCTGATCGCGCTTGGGGATGCAGATGGTCCGTTTCTGGGTATCGTCGATCAGCCTTATATCGGCGAGCGCTTTATCGGCACGCCAGAAGGGGCCAGTCTGACTGGTCCGCTCGGTCACAGCGCACTTGTCACGCGCGCCACCGACAGCCTGTCTGAGGCAACGCTGTTCACCACATTTCCAGAAGTCGGCACCGAGGCCGAACGCGCCGCCTTCCAACGGGTTTCAGCTCAGGTGCGCCTCACCCGCTACGGCATGGACTGCTACGCCTATGCGCTGCTGGCCGCCGGACAGTGTGATCTGGTGATTGAGGCAGGTCTCAACGCCTATGACATTCAGGCGCCGATCGCGGTCATTCAGGCGGCGGGCGGCGTGGTGACCAACTGGCAGGGCGAGCCCGCGCATGAGGGCGGTCAGGTCCTCGCAGCCGCCACTGCCGAGCTTCATGCTGCAGCGCTTGCGCTGATCCAGCAAACCGCTTGA